GCGCACGGCCAGGCAGGGGACGCGGCACCGATCCCTGGTCCCCGCCTGGCAGGGTGGGAGGTGGCGGGGGGGGCCAGGGCCATGGGCTGCGGTCACCTGGACGGAGAGCAGCCCCTTGGCGGACAGGGCGTCCTCGCGGGCGCCGTTGGGGTAGCAGTGGTACTGCACGGCCAGCAGCGGGTAGCGGCTGGCCAGGAAGAGCCCGCTGCCGAAGAGCTTCAgcccgcagccctgcagcccgCGGGCCCCGACGTCGTAGACGATGTGCGGGAAAGATTTGGCCAGCTGCTGGCGCAGGCGGGCAGCAGCGCCCGCGTCGTAcacctcctgcaggcagaggaagTCCGCGTCTGCTGGGAAGCGCTCGGAGAGGTCCGCCGGGAAGTGCTGGGACGCGTCCGCCGGGAGGAGCTTGGCCGTGCCTGCCGGGGTGTGCTCAGCCGCGtccccctccacctccaccGCCACGCTGCCGTAGTGCCAGGGGCCACCCTCGCCGTGGGGCCGCGGTGGGCTGCAGAGGGTCCCCCCGTAGCCGGCGGCCTCGCCGTGCCCCGGCGGGATGAGGCTGGCACGGGcgctggggggctcgggggcgaGCTGCCGGGCGGCGTAGGCGGCGCGCTGCAGCGTCTGGCCCAGGTTGCTGAACTTGGCCAGCCCGctgggcagcaggcacaggTTGGCGGTGACAAAGGTGAAGCTGCGGCGCTGCTGCAGGTCccagggcggcggggccgcggccgtCGTGGCGTGATGGCAGGCAAAGGGCCGCCGCGCCGCCTGCGtgggcagccacagcagcagccccagcgcgGTCAGGGGCAgcgagagcagcagcagcgccgtGCACGCCAGCCCCGCCAGCGCCCGCCCGGTGCAGCCGCAGCAGCGGCGGCCCCGTTCCCGCTCCGCCGTCGTCGGCTGCAGGTCCAGGAGCCGGTTGAGGGCCCAGAAGccggggcagagcagcccctgcgCCAGCCCGTCGAGGGCTGCCAGCGCccggctggggaagggggactCCCGCAGCACCATGGCGGGGGGCACCAGGGGGGTCCCGGGGCAGGCGTCCTGCTGCTCTGtcggggggggggccgggtcCGGCGCCGACAGCGGGGCCTGGGGGGGAGAGAGCAGGGTCAGGGCTGCGGGCGGCAGCGGGGAAACGGCGGCACCGGGCACGGCCAGGACcgggacccccccacccccccgatGCGCTGGGCACAGACCGGGACCCCCCACGACGCACCGGTATGGAAcaggacccccccaccccccgccgGGGCACTGGGCACGGGACCAGGACCTCCCCCCCGATAGCAGGCATAGaccaggacccccccccagtGCACGGGGCACGtaccaggacccccccccccgccgcacCGGGTACGGACCAGGACCCCTCTCCGGCTGCACCGGGCACGGCCGGgcccgggacccccccgccgCACCgacccggccccggccccggccacGCCACCACCGTGGGAACTTCCCGGGGacggccccgccccgccccgcccccccgcccccgccccgccccgccccgctgggggagcccccccgcggccccgcgtgtccccggcccggccgcggccccaCGCGGGGCTGCCCCAGTGCAGCACCCCCAGTGCAGGACCCTGTCCCAGTGCCACCACATCCAAGAGGGCgcgggggggcacggggggccATGGCCGGGGGCACCCGCAGTGGTACAGGGGGATGGGGGCGCGCGGGACGGCACACGGGGACGGTGGCACCCCGGCTGGCACCGGGGGTGACACGGGGACGGTGACATGGGGGGGGTGGCACGGGGGGGTAGCACGCAGGGTGGCACCGGGGATGGCACCGGGGGTGGCACAGCACACAGGGCGGCACAGGGGACAACGGCACGCAGGGCGGCACAGGGGCTGGTGGCACATGGGACAGCACGGCACGCgtggccccgccgcccccggctcATGGCCAGGGAaccccagccccaagccccccgCCCTCGCAGCCCCCTGCTGGGCTCCCCCCAAGCCGTGGCATGGTGTCCCCTGCCCGAGTGCCGGCAGCTCTGTGCCCGCCGTGGCACAGCGCAGCTCCTGGCACCATTCTGCCCGGCTGCGGTGTCCCCAGACCCCCGGGCAGAGGGAGCCTGGGGACAGCGCATCCCCGCCGGGCATCGCCCCTGCCTGCGCCCCTCGAGGCTGCTCCGTGCCCGTGCCGCCCCTCACCTGCCCGCCAGGCCCTTGCCGACCCCGCGCTGCCAACCCCGGGCaccggctgctgctgggctcacAGTGGTGAGCTGGGGCCAGGTGAGCCGTGCGCAGCCgggaccaggaccaggaccaggaccGGCCGGCCTGGCCCAACCAGTTCCCCAGCACCGCCGTGCCCCGCAGCCGCGCTCCCAGACGGGAAACGGCCCCAGTCCCGTGCCCACATCCTCCTGCCCGTCTCGCCCGGGGCCGGTGACTCCTGCCTGACTCCACAGCCCCATGCTGTGAGACAGCCCCTCCATCCGTCTATCCATCCGTCTGTCCATTCGTCTGTCCTGCCCTCTACCCTGGGAGTGCACGGGGCGCTCGGGGACGCTGCTGTGGTGGGGCTGGTCCTGTGCTCCCCTACCGGACCAGGGAGGCTCAGCCGCAGCTGCTCCATCCCCGTCCCATCCCACAGTCAGGGCACATGGAGCCACCGGGACCGCACTGGGCAGCAGCGTCCCCAGCCCGGGGACACCTTGGTGCCTCAGACCTGCTCCTCGCCAAAACCCCCGCGAGGCACGCGGCCACCGTGCGTCCCATCACCCTGCCCCTCCgcgtggggctggagcagccccagcctgtcccGTGCTCTGCGGCGCAGTGGGTGTTGTGGTGTGACCCCTGCCCCACCAGCTCTGCCCGGTGCCGTGGGCGTGAGGACAGGCAGAGGCACGGGCAGGGGGTGACTCAGCCGAGGTCCTGCCTGTCCTGGCGCTTCCCGGACACGGTGCTCGCTCGGGGCAGCCCTGACTCCCACAGGGAAGTTAATTTGCGGTCACGAGCACATGAGTGCGAGCAGGACGcggcccctgccctgctgtgcaggAGGCGGTGTTGCCCCCCTACTGGGCACCGGGACCATGACGGGGTCCCCAGGCTGTGCTCGCTGCGGGACACGGCCGAGCCAGCCAGGCCCCGCTGTCCCCATGAGCAGTGACCCCTGAGCCACCTCCGTCACCAGCCACGGGTCACATCCCACAGGGACACCGTGGCTCAGCCACGCTTGGCTGACGATGGCCTGGGCCTGCCCAGtgctccctgcccaggctgcccgCGGCGGGCTCGGAGCCAGCAGCGCTGCAGGCGTGGACCTgtggtgctggcagctctgcccccGTCCATCCCCCGTTTGCCCCCGGGCCCCCCTCGCGGTGCTGCTTCTGCCCCTGCGGTCGGGTCACTCCAGGCCACGCAGGTGGCGGCGGCGccgtgccctgctgcctgcagcacggCTCCGTCCCTGAGCTGCCTCCCTGGCTCCCTGCCCGCGCTCCCCCGGGGCCACGCCACCGCCCGCGTCCCCGCGCTCACCTCCGCGCCCTGCGGAGCCGGGGGCCATCGCCATCGCCGCCGCCACCTGCCCGCGCGTGCCGCAGCGCGCTCGGAGCTCAACAGCTCGCAAACATCCGCTCGGCGCCGGCCGCCCCGCCGACTAATGACCCGCGGCCTTGGCCGTGACCCGCTGCCGCCTGCCCCGGCCGGATGGGCGCATTCCTGCCGGGATGCGTGGCCCAGGTCGCCCGGCACCGCGGCCCCTGCCCGGCACCGCGGCTCCCGCCTCCATGCGCCGGGGCTAGCGAGGCCGAGGTGGCGGCGGCGCGTCCCCTGCTCTGCACCTTGCCCAGCGCCAACGCCCGCAGCGGTAACCCCTTGAGTCCTGGGCTGGCGGCACCGCCGGGAGCAATGGCGCCCGGTGCTGATAAGAAGGAGAGATAAGGCtcggggcggggcgggggggccgcaGGAGGCCGTTTCCGCCTTGGGGACCGTGAGCAGCCCTGTCCccaagggcaggggcagccccccccccccccaatttgTCCCCTGGGGGCAGACACGGGGTGCAGAGCAGGTCCCTGCAgaccccccccaaatcccccctcagcaggcagcagtgcctgcccctctgcatGGGGAGGGGGCGACCCCCCACCCATCTGTGTCCACCCCATCCTGGCTGCCCattgccctcctgctgccctcaggACTGGGGGGGCCACAggtgtccccccaccccccagcagcCTCGGAGCCATTGCACAAGGTGGGGGGGCAGAGGGACGCGGGGCCGGGTCCCACCAACGTGGGGGAACGACTGATTGCCAGGGGCCAGTGCTGCCCCCAGGGTGGGAAATCCCCCCAccctgcccccccacccccacatttctgcccctgtccctgtcctgggCCCCCCATCATGGCCGACGGGGTGGGCACCGGCGTCACGGTGAGCGCCCACTGGGGCAGCGGCGGCTGCAGCGCCTTTTGGCACGGTGCCGGGGCTCCAGCCTGCACTTGTGGGAGGGGGCCCCCACGGCCTCACCCTGCGTCCCATtcctgctccctgtccccatccccaccctgctccccgtccccatccccgttcCCCATCCCGCTCCCTGTCCCgtcctcatccccatccctgtccccgtcccaaTTCCCgtccccctccccgtcccctccccgtcccctcgCCGCgctccccacctctccccaggCCGTTCAGCCGTCAGCCCCACTTCAGGTACCGCGTTTCAGGCGGTTTGGCTCGAGCAGCGCCTCTTCCTgtgctccttccccttcccgcTGCGGTCAGCGGCTCCCACGgcggcagcagggctgggggcacggcgAGGGCTGGGGTCGTGGGGAGGGCGGGGGGCACGGCGAGGGCAGGGGGCATGGCAcgtgctgcccccagcccccaggtcACTGCCACCCGCGGCTCCCTGTGCAGCCCCTgtcccctggcacagctgggaggtgctggggggtgctgggggactCTGGGGGGGGACTGGGGAGCCGTGGGGCCTGTGCACCGCTGTGCACCCCCACTTGTGCATAGGGCCCCTGGCACCCCGGCACTGCCTTGCACGCCCGACGTCAACGTCACCTGTGTGCCCCAGGGGacccgcggggctggggcgaGGCCCCAGGCAAGGCCgtggctgtggggacagggaacgccgggggggcggggggcaggcACCttgtcccctctcccccccgTGCCATCATGCCACAGGTGTCCCAGATGCCCGTTCCCACCGGCGGCAGCGGCTGCCCCGGCTCTCACATCCATGTCAGAGCCGCTGCCGCCATGCAGAAGTGAAAGTGAAAGGACAGCAGCCTCCAGGCACGAGCTGCTCCCCCCGCACGGCCCCATGGCCGCAGCCCCACTGCTGGCACCCTGCCTGCACTGCTGCCCccggcactgctgctgcccccggcactgctgcctgcaccctgcctgcacccaAGGGCActgccaccccccagccccccagccgGCTGCCTGGGCCATGGCACCGCTGCTGGAGCCAGCCGGGGGCGCTCCCTGAGTCATACACATCACAGGGGGGGCATTCACGACCCCACAGCCGGCTGCTCTGTGGGCCAGCAGTGCCCAGACACGCTCGTGCCCACGGCCATGCACATCGCTTCACGCCTCGCATGCCCCCTGCTGCACGTGCTGACacaaaggtgggggggggggcaccggcacCACGTTATTGTTATATCACTGCCACACCAGTGCCCAGcgagttggggggggggctttAATGGCTGCGGGGGGCTCAGCTGAGGAAGAGCGGCTTCCCGTCCTCACgcgccagctcctgcaggcactccagcagcaccagcgcGTCCGCCCGCACCGCCGGCGGCACCGTCTCGGCCACCACCCGGCGCAGGTggttggggctgggggtggcgcAGGCGTCAGAGCCGGCCGTCTCGGGCAGCTCCCGCAGGATGCCAAAGGTGTTGACCAGGGACTCAGCCAGCACCGGGTGCACCTCGGGGTTGTAGCCCAGCGCCCTCAGGCGCGTCATGAGGGTGACGTAGCGCCGCGCCATGGCGGCACAGTACTGCTCATCAAAGACACCCGGCGAGCTGCTGAAGATGGACTGTGGGGGGAGAGGTGCGGAGGGTCAGCATGTGTGGTGCTGGGACACTGAGCGCCCAGGGGTTGCATGGAgaccatcccatcccatcccatcccatcccatcccatccccatcccatcccatcccatccccatcccatcccatccccatcccatccccatcccatcccatcccatcccatcccatcccatcccatcccatcccatcccatccccatcccatccccatcccatcccatcccatccccatcccatccccatcccatccccatcccatcccatcccatcccatcccatcccatcccatcccatcccatccccatccatCCCGTCCcgcccccatcccatcccatcccatcccatcccaccccatcccatccccatcccatccccatcccatcccatcccatcccatccccatcccatccccatccccatcccatcccatcccatcccatccccatccccatccccatcccatccccatccccatccccatcccatcccatcccatcccatcccatcccatccccatcccatcccatccccatcccatcccatcccatccccatccccatccccatcccaccccatcccatccccatccccatcccatcccatcccatcccatcccatcctcatcccatccccatcccatcccatccccatcccatccccatcccatcccatcccatccccatcccatcccatcccatcccatcccatcccatcccatcccatccccatccccatcccgtcccgcccccatcccatcccaccccatcccaccccatcccatccccatcccattcccatcccatccccatcccatcccatcccatcccatccccatccccatctcatcccatcccatccccatcccatccccatccccatccccatccccatccccatctcatcccatcccatccccatcccatccccatccccatccccatcccatcccatcccatcccatccccatccccatccccatcccatccccatcccatcccatcccatccccatcccatcccatccccatcccatcccatcccatcccatccccatccccatccccatcccaccccatcccatccccatccccatcccatcccatccccatcccatcccatcccatcccatccccatcccatcccatcccatccccatccccatccccagcccaccccatcccatccccatccccatcccatcccatccccatcccatcccatccccatcccatccccatcccatcccatccccatcccatccccatccccatcccatccccatcccatccccatcccatcccatcccatcccatccccatcccatcccatccccatcccatcccatccatccccatccccatccccatcccatcccatcccatccatccccatccccatccccatcccatccccatccccatcccatccccatcccatccccatcccatcccatcccatcccatccccatcccatcccatcccatcccatcccatccccatccccatccccatcccatcccatcccatcccatccccatcccatcctcatcccatcccatccccatccccatccccatcccatcccatcccatccccatccccatcccatcccatcccatcccatcccatcccatcccatcccatccccatccccatcccatccccatccccatcccgtccccatcccatcccatcccatccccatccccatccccatccccatcccgtccccatcccatcccatcccatccccatccccatcccctccatcccccaCACCCCATCCTTCCCCCACCGCCATGATCTTCTCGGGGATGTTGCTGACGGTGAAGCCGTAGAGCCGGGACCGCTCGGGGAAGATGTTGGCGAGGATGCGGCGGTCCAGCTGGAAGGCGATCTCCCCCACCAGGCGCTCCCAGTGCCGGGCATctgcgggagggggggggggcaggttCTCACCACTGCCCCCCGGCTGTCctgcccccacagcccctcacCCCAGGACCCCCTTCCAAGCCGTGGGGCTGCTTCTGGGGTCGCAGGGGCTTGGGGCTGCTCACAGGCGGGATTTCCCCATGGagaggggatttgggggcacTTGCAGGGGTCTGATATGTTGGGTACGAGGGGGAGCCCCCACCCACTGATCCCACCCAAAGGTGATCCCACCCGCACAGCTGGGCCAGCTCcatactgggagcactggggcaGGCGGGAGCCAGGGGTGGTGGGAGCAGCTCTGTCCGGGGGGCAGTGGGGACATCGGGGGGTGGCCCAGCGCACTCCGACCCCCGTCCCCCGGCCTGTACCTCGCTGGCTGGCGCCATGCGGTGTCTGCGGGGTGGCGGGTGGGCGCTCGGCAGCTCTGGGTGACTTCCGTGAGGGCTCCTTGCGCCGGACGTCGGGGAGCCGCAGGTCCAGcggcttctgctgctgctcctggggacagCGGCTCCGGCGGCACCGGGACCGGGGTCACCGGGATCGAGGTCACCGCGATCGGGGTCACTGGGaccggggtcaccggggggccggggctctGCAGGTCCGGCTGCTGCACGCTGGGGCTCCTCTGCTCTGGCTTCTGTGGGTCTGGGGGCTGCTCAGGGGGCAGCTGGCGCTCCAGGGGCAGGCTGAAGTTGCCATACAATTCGGGGGGGCAGGAGAGCCGCAGGTAGTTGCCCCCCACGGAAGGGTTGCCATACATATTCACTGGCACGGCTGCAGAGACAGGCACGGTGGTCTCGgtccctgccctgtgccctgtgcccccagcacctcccgTCCCCTTCCTGCAAGTGGGGGCACACGTGAGGCCGTGGtgaggggacagggacggggacacagggagctgctgcctccaccTGGGGACTCCGGGGCTGCGGGTGCTGTGGGACGCCCCCATGGGTGTGCACAgcacgggggctgcagggcgGGGGTGGTGCAGGGAACCCTGGCTGGGGGTGCCCACGGGGGAAGGGTCCGGCCGCGGGTCCCGCACACGGCCGCACGCACGCGCCCCAGGCCCTGCGGTTACTCTTGTTCCCGGTGATGGGTGAGAACAGGACGGTGCCGATCTCCGTGCCGGGCAGGGACGTCTCAGACGTGATGCTCTGCGGCTGCAGGTTGAACCACGTGGGTGACAGCGGGACGCTTTGGTTCTGCGCCGACTCCCTGTCCCACGCCGCGCTCGCTGCAGGAGGGGGCAGGCGTTGAGCCCCTGTCCCCCCGCAGCCGGCTCACCGCGGTGCCGGCCGCCCCTGACCTGCGGTGCCGCCGGCGGGGTCTCCGGGGCTGTCGCGGGGCGTGGAGACGAGCAGGGGCTGGATGCTGGGGTGGCCGCGCAGGATGTGCCgcagctgctggtgctcctTGATGAGGTTCACCACGCGAGCCAGCTCCTCGTTCTCCGCCAGCAGC
The genomic region above belongs to Cygnus atratus isolate AKBS03 ecotype Queensland, Australia unplaced genomic scaffold, CAtr_DNAZoo_HiC_assembly HiC_scaffold_53, whole genome shotgun sequence and contains:
- the LOC118260116 gene encoding sphingomyelin phosphodiesterase 5-like encodes the protein MVLRESPFPSRALAALDGLAQGLLCPGFWALNRLLDLQPTTAERERGRRCCGCTGRALAGLACTALLLLSLPLTALGLLLWLPTQAARRPFACHHATTAAAPPPWDLQQRRSFTFVTANLCLLPSGLAKFSNLGQTLQRAAYAARQLAPEPPSARASLIPPGHGEAAGYGGTLCSPPRPHGEGGPWHYGSVAVEVEGDAAEHTPAGTAKLLPADASQHFPADLSERFPADADFLCLQEVYDAGAAARLRQQLAKSFPHIVYDVGARGLQGCGLKLFGSGLFLASRYPLLAVQYHCYPNGAREDALSAKGLLSVQVLLGCAQGQRIVGYLSCTHLQAPAPDAAIRSEQLTLGLHWVQLFQDAHEQHGDIVAFDVFCGDLNFDNCSRGDEPNQSHEIFKLYRDPCRVGPKQDEPWAMGTLLDYLKIYEEPVSTPENMKRTLSQPGGRRQFLAGPILSSGQLDPEAGDAWQGRRVDYVLYRLHRDDRQLREEVEGISFITQLASRSDHLPVALRLAVGPAAP